TGTTGAATcaatgatgggggggggggtgctcacaTGCTGTTAACACTCTCCTTATTTAAATGCACCAATCAGATGCAGCAAGACTCTCGGAATTTAAATGTCACCAATCAGATGCAGCAATGAGACGGCAAAACAGGGATTTTGTACTGGCTGGTTACTGCATGTTGCAATGCTATTGGTGGGAACGTCAGGGTCTTACATTATACCTTTGAGGCAAGCGGTTAAgaagaggtgcattgtgggacaccAGGGAGCTCAGAACCAAAGATgctccacattttttttttttaaacagcaaagaAGATCTTTGAAGAGCAGGAACCaaaggaagacattttttttttcatccccaACCCCACGACCCCcttccgccccccctcccctcacacagagacaaagaCCAGGCGAGCGGAGTACACCAGGTCGGCCAGGTAAAGCAGGAAGTTGACGACGGTGAGGACGGCCACGGCCACCAGCTTGTCCCAGGGGCATAGGCCcgggctgctgctgcaggaggacGGGCGGCTGGTCTGGCGGGTGTACTTGCTGTCGAACTGGAAGACGGGCCAGATGATGGCGGCCGACAGGTACATGAGCACGGCCAGGAGGGCGAAGGCGGACAGGAAGCGGGCGAAGGAGAAGGGCAGGCAGCCGGTGCACTCGCCCACGCACAGCACGATGATGGCGGCCGACAGGATGAAGCACACGCAGTACACCGCCAGGCACCACTTCAGCGCGTCGTGGCGGTCGTAGGACACCGGGTCGCTGATGAAGACGAAGATGACGCAGGCCACGAAGGTCTCGCACACCTTGAGCAGGCCGGGGACGGTGGCCATGTAGCCCACCACCTCGCCGGGCCGGGCCTTGCTGATGCTCACCTCCGTCAGGTACGCCACCGTTGCCAGGCAGGAGAAGACGGTGGCCACGATGCGGTAGTCGCGCGTGCGGTCGCTCCTCTGGTAGCCCTTCAGGAAGTAGAGGGGGAAGATGACGGAGGCggacaggcagagcagggaggCGTAGCAGGCGAAGGTGATGGGGAAGTTCTTCCAGGAGACGGGGGCCCGGGCCTGCAGGCCGAAGGCCtccaccagcagcaccagcagcgtGCCCACGAAGCTGAAGCCCCAGCAGAACAGGCACCAGTCGCCCGTCCCGTGCCGGAGGTTCGCCCCGTGCACCGCCACGCTGAAGGCCACGCACGCCAGCACCATGGCCGCCAGCCGCGCCCAAAACAGGGGGGACGAGTGCATCACTACCAGAGGCATTGTGGGACGCCGCtcgtgttttgttttctgtgtgtgtgtatttgtgttcgTGAGCGAGTGCTGGCCTCTCTGGGCTGCGGGATCCGAGGAGCGCTGTCGTTCGGCACGTCAGTGGGAGGAGACGGAGGTGACGGGCAGGTGCGCTCTCAAACCTGTGGGAGAGGGGGATACGGGAACAGGAAGTCAGGGGCGGACGCCAAACCactcaaacaaaacattcacCTCTAGAAGACAAGGTACGTAGTACACCGTACATGCCAAAATCATTTAAGTCAAATAATTACGCCCATTGagttttctttattattgttGCTATTCTGGTTAGTGTTATTAGTTGTAGCTGTagcagtattattatttattattattattattattattattattattattagtagtagtagtagtagtagtagtaattgtagtaacagcagtagtaatagtagttgCAGCAACAGTGGTACTAGTTGTAATAGTATgggcagtagtagtaatagcagtagtgATAGTAGCACTAATAGCAGTAGTGTTGTCAGCTTCATGACTGCTAAAAAACATATAGACCTGTGAATAATATGTGTACGAGTGAAAagcatatgtatgtatttttgtgtgcgtgtgtatgtgtggaatggtgtatgtgtgtgtgtgtgtctggtccTCATAAGTGACCAAAAAACTGATAGACCTTATAACTCACAAAAACAAGACTGTGCGcatatgtgtctgcatgtgtatccgtgtgtgtgtgtgtgtctgtgtgtaagtgtgtgtgtgtgtctgtgtgtgtaagcgtgtgtgtgtatccgtgtgtgtgtgtgtgtctgtgtgtaagtgtgtgtgtgtgtatccatgtgtgtgtgtgtgtctgtgtgtgtaagcgtgtgtgtgtatccgtgtgtgtgtgtgtgtctgtgtgtaagtgtgtgtgtgtgtatccatgcgtgtgtctgtgtgcaagtgtgtgtgtgtgtgtatccatgcgtgtgtctgtgtgtaagtgtgtgtctgtgtgtaagtgtgtgtgtgtgtatccatgtgtgtgtgtgtgtctgtgtgtgtaagcgtgtgtgtgtatccatgtgtgtgtgtgtgtctgtgtgtaagtgtgtgtgtgtgtgtgtatccatgcgtgtgtctgtgtgtaagtgtgtgtctgtgtgtaagtgtgtgtgtgtgtatccatgtgtgtgtgtgtgtctgtgtgtgtaagcgtgtgtgtgtatccatgtgtgtgtgtgtgtctgtgtgtaagtgtgtgtgtgtgtgtgtatccatgcgtgtgtctgtgtgtaagtgtgtgtgtgtatccatgtgtgtgtgtgtgtctgtgtgcaagtgtgtgtgtgtgtatccaggcgtgtgtctgtgtgtaagtgtgtgtctgtgtgtaagtgtgtgtgtgtgtatccatgtgtgtgtgtgtgtctgtgtgtgtaagcgtgtgtgtgtatccatgtgtgtgtgtgtgtctgtgtgtaagtgtgtgtgtgtgtgtgtatccatgcgtgtgtctgtgtgtaagtgtgtgtgtgtatccatgtgtgtgtgtgtgtctgtgtgtaagtatgtgtgtgtgtatccatgcgtgtgtctgtgtgtgtaagcgtgtgtgtgtatccatgtgtgtgtgtgtgtgtgtgtctgtgtgtaagtgtgtgtgtgtgtatccatgcgtgtgtctgtgtgtaagtgtgtgtgtgtgtatccatgcgtgtgtctgtgtgtaagtgtgtgtgtgtgtatctatgcgtgtgtctgtgtgtaagtgtgtgtgtgtgtatccatgcgtgtgtctgtgtgtaagtgtgtgtgtgtgtatccgtgtgtgtgtgtgtgtttcagcggCAGCAGCAGTAGCCTCAGTCTGACCCCACAAGCTTCAGTATGTCATCAGGCACCATGGGTGGAGTCAggacagactggggggggggggggtacaggggggagggggaggacacAGAAAAGGGAAAGCCTCTCTACTCTAACCTTGCGGGACACACATTCCCAATGCAACGATGGAGTGAAAATAGCAAGAGCATGAGTCACCCcgccctcccttctctctctctttcccccagttcctccctctcccttcctccctgttCAGTCAGACTTTCCTTCCTACTGATGAATTCCAGATGTGTGAGCTGTTCAGCActgcccccacctctcctctctctgtgagctTCCAGATGTACCCAAATTGTAACCCTTTACGAACTACACTACCCATGAGCCCCAgctccccacaccccacacacaaacacactggctATATTCAAGCACTTAAAAATgcatccttccttccttccttccttccttgtGCCCCTTTCTCCTTGTGGCCCAAAAGGGACTAGCTGGAAACGTTTGAGATTGTtcaataaaaaaggaaggaaacatGATCCATCGTCGTTCCCTTCCTATGGTGACGGATACAATGACACATCCTTTACAGAATAAATTTGGGCCGCACATGACTGCAATCCCATATGTGCTACCTGCAAGTTTCCGCTTCATACAAACTCTTAACTGTGCTGTGACACTGCCTTCTGCTTCAAACAGATTCTTACAGTGCTGTGACACATTTTCAGCTTCATACAAACTCTTAACTGTGCTGTGACACTGCCTTCTGCTTCAAACAGATTCTTACAGTGCTGTGACACATTTTCAGCTTCATACAAACTCTTAACTGTGCTGTGACAGGTTCAAGCTCCACACAGATTCTTACTGTGCTGTGACACAGTCTCAAGCTTCATACAGATTCTTACAGTgctgtgacacattttttgcttCACACAAACTCTTAACTGTGCTGTGACACCGTCTCAAGCTTCATACAGATTCTTACAGTGCTTAAATAGTTTCCAGCTTCATACAGATTcatacagtacagtgacagGTTTTCCAGCTCAATACAGATTCTTACTGTGCTGTGACACGGTTTCAAGCTCCATATAGATTCTTACTGAGCTGTGACAGTTTCAAGCTTCATACAGAttctgactgtgctgtgccaCAGTTTACAGATTCTTACTGAGCTGTGACAGTTTCAAGCTTCATACTGATTCTTACTGTACTGTGATACAGTTTCAAGCTCCATACTGATTCTTACTGTGCTGTGACACAGTTTACAGATTCTTACTGAGCTGTGACAGTTTCAAGCTTCATACTGATTCTTACTGTACTGTGATACAGTTTCAAGCTCCATACTGATTCTTACTGTGCTGTGACACACTTACAAGCTCCATACTGATTCTTACAGTGCTGTGACACAGTTTCAAGCTCCATACAGATTCTGACTGAATTAAATTGTTAAATGTACGAACGCGAGCAACGCGTACAAGTGTCAATGACGCCATTAATGTTagctgtccagggtgcatttgTCTCTGGCGTTAATGGTGAAACAAGCGTTAGTCACATGGCTGGCCCGTTCAGACTGACAGACTGGTGCAGCTCAGAAAGCcagccaggccccgcccaggaAAGGCTAGGTGGCGCTCTGAGAGTAACTGTGCCCCACCCAGGAAGGGAGGGGAAGGCCTCGTGCATGTGCGCAAACATCAGCAGCAGGAGAGAACAGGATGCGAcaggactacacacacacacacacccacacacaaacgaaaaatgcacacacacacaaacgcaaacgcgcacacacaccatgcacacaggcaaacccacacacacacacccacacacaaacacaccgcgcacgcacgcacacacacacacagacacgcaccaCGTACACAGgtaaatccacacacacaaacgtgcacacagacaccacgcacacacacacacacacacacacgcacaccacgcacacacacacacacacaccacacacagacacatgctgcTCCTGGTTTGTTTGGCTCACTGTTTATCTGTGTTTCTGAGGTCACATGCTCCATTAACTCTAACCCAATATAATTCCACCTATAATGAGATTAGAGCACAACAGCTCGCTCATACTGCCACAGAATCCTGATAGAAAAACTGAacgaaagagggagggaaggagagaaacaaacaacCCTGGAACGTTTCAGTGAAGCAGTGCTAGAGTACTATATTCTGCTGATTGCTGGATGTATAAAATGATAAGTAAGGCAATAATAGGCGAGCTGCAGTGCAGCATGTCATGCTAAgaaacaaatctttaaaaaatgcaatctaTTTTAATGGGATGCGTTGTAATCCGAATGTTTTCATAATGCAATTTCGTACTTTTtcaggcaaattagcccactcaGCAAAAATTGCCTGCagtcaaacctgcagccgcCATCGCCAGTGCTgtgtaaccatggcaacaaatGAGAATAGAACAGATCCactgtaatgaaataaaattaattaggATGGAAAGCAAAGTATTTGATTGCCATCTCTGGCAAACTGTGaacctcttttttcttcttgaagAAACAGGCAAAGGATCGGAATGGGTTTTAACAAAAGGCAAGTTTCCAAGATTCAAGgcgtttataaaaaatatttggtgtTTAATCTACGGTATATGAATAATGCTAGAAATAATGCTATAAATGCATAATCTGCTTTTGAAATGCAGACTTACACTGGGGTGAGTTATGTGGAGCACAGACGCTTGTCCTACAACAGGATCACACCAAGTTGTCGGATTGGAAACAAAAACTGTGCATGTTAtaaatttcaatttcatatCGTTCATACAGAGTAAAGTGTTCAGCGTAAAATCAGCTGTTACAGGGTATAGTGTCTGGTGGCGTAGCCTGAAGAGCACTGTCTACATGCTCTTTaggagccgcgacgtcggcggttcgagtctgACCGCGCGACCTTTGTCGCAcatctcttcctccttcttcctgtctctctacactgtcctgtccaataaagctgaaaaagcccaaaaaatgtgtatatatatatatatatatatatataaaaatgttacaGGCTGAGGGTACATCCTGTATGGTCTGAACAGGACTCATATGTACATTGTtataattaacactggatattttacagtGTTATGATGTTGCCATAATAGACAAGGTAAATTATACAACAGATgatgcataatgtcataaagGTACgtcacaaataacaaataaacatttttaattctaTAAAACATAATATTTGGTCTTCGTTTTTAGGTCTGAAGGTGgtttaaactgcattttttacTGTTTCACCACCAAATTCATTCATTCGAGTAATGATTTTACATGTGCGCCAGTTTGTTCTCTTTTGTGCGGAGCTGCTCagtaaataacaataatgtgTAACTGAAAAGCAGATGTGAAATAAAAGCATGGCAAAGTACACGCCTACAATCACAGtacttgattttaaaaaatgtaagttcatatgaaataattaaataatgaaataataaataagtaaatcgatacatattttacattagcAATTTTAATGTTTCAATTCAGTCTGCCCATGAAATCAAATTTGATGCTATTGATATTATCGTATTCTACGTTTAAAAATGTGATCTCTAGGTCGCTTGTGTCCGTTTGGGTGTGTGCGTTagttgtgtatttgtatgtctGTGGAGCTCGTTACTCATAGTCACATCACGGCACAACCGCCGTGCCGCGCCCAGATGTTCGTTTGAGCTCCTATACGTGCAATATCCCGCCGATGCCATAGCCTACGTCCcggaaaattacatttcaggcatttagcagacgctcttatccagaccgacttacacaacttatttttttttattttaacatataCGGCTGGATAGActgatatactgaagcaatgtaggttaggTACCATTGCTCaagtacaacgacagtgtcctacctgggaatcgaactttctgggcagcagtgtagtataatgggtacaGTAGCTGGTTTtgacattatactacactgccgccccgaACAGAAAAAGTTCATGCGCAACAGACTTTATTGCCCAATAAAGTGTGTTTAGACggttgcattattttaaaatatagagCTTGATTCGCTCATGCCAGGcgaaaaattaaacaaactacTTGTTGGTTCACTTTCAGCCACTACAAAACTGCTAATTCGACAGCTACTTCTTGGTACAATTTCTGCATCCCGTTCGTAAACCCGAACCTCCCTTTCGTGTTGCACCCCAAAATCCCAACACCCATGCTGACCCAAAGCTGGTCCTCAGTTGGCTACGCAAGGTATGCGGGTTTGGAAAAGTAGCGGTAATGTCGACGTCATGCCGAACGCAATAGTAAGACACAGCGGCTCTAAAACGTGCAAATAATAGGCCTAATAGTTCGCTGACGTAGGTTAGCATAGCCTACCTTTTCTTTATCCACTCCGCGGCTCTTTAAGTCTCGCCTTTCTGCCCCGAGGCACACAACTCTGATTCCTCGCGCGTTCTTACAACTACACAAGACAAGAGACGTTTCCCCGGCGCCATCCCGCCCATTCCTAACCAAATTAGGTCTTAAATTTCGTTCGTTGTTTCCATTTCGTTCTCTGtccctcatctctccctcctcctcttcccctttaGGAAGCACCTCCCTTCCACTAGAGAAAAGTACAGCGGTCCTCCTGTTTCTCCACTGACGAGATTAAACAAATTGTTTAGccgatttaaaaatataaacctgAGATCGCACTGGGTCGTATGTAGCCTATGAGTAAAGGTCTGTCATCATTCTACTACCGAGGAACATTTATCAGGAAACTGTCCACAAAACTAACgttaatttctttaattttactATCCGAAACAATGATGTAGGCTAGTCTACCCGTAAAACCCACGTTCTTTAGCCTACTGTGTGCTTCAGCAACTCTATTTAGTTAGGCTATTATGCGAAATAATAACCTATAATAAGCAACAAATCTTTGCATATGTAGCTATAAATAATAGATGCATGATAAAATGgactaaaatacgttttatactTCAGAAGTTTTTATAGGTATTTAAGCCCATATCATATTATGTAGACCTAGTCATCGTACAAAGTGAATGCAGAAATATTGatcactgaataaaataataaatgaatatcaCTCGCAGTAAAATACATTCTACatcaatcagaaacacatgcatTGAGACGTTTGTGTTCAAAgcatattatgtttttttaattattttttttaaatttcattattaaaGCAGCCTAATGTTTCTACTTTTCGGAAACAACAGCATTTGTGTCTTCCGCGAAATGTTGCCCATCGCTCTCTCGGTATTTGTAAACGTTGCTAAGGCTGCAGTTAGacggtttccatggaaacccagatatttgtttatttcctaaCTCAAAAAGAGAGGTGTGAGTCACTTCTTCGCTTCCGGCCTCGGATCAGTGGACTAACGGGGAAATCGCAAAGATTGCTATTGcatgaaatcatatttttaaaaagataccgGATGATGGGCTAATTTGCTGGAGCGCATAGTTGTTAAATATGTGACGTAGTAGTAGACTAATAGTTGTAGCTGGTATGGATGGtagttttctctttttgttcaCGTGCAATTAGGAAAGGTTTTTCCAGTCTGGAAGAAGTTGTAGGCTACACAGttaaatgtacagtgttaattcaaatcTAACAGAGTGAGTCTAGTAGGGAccatatgtaggctactgtgtaAGAGTTTATTAATTCCTAAGCATTTTACTTTATAGCTTCATTAGCCCCTGTCTTCATATTAAGCTACTCTGTAGCTTTGTCTTTGCTATGGAAAGATTGGAAAGATTTTTACATTCACAACTAAAAAAGTGTTGGCTTGTGTCTGATTGAATTTTCATTGCCACTGTTGATGTTCTATGTTCTTCAGCTAACTCTGTGTTACTCCTTGTTCTACAAATGCCTCTGTTCTCTTACAATAAGCTCAATTCTACACAAATGCTCCTGTTCTCTACAACCCAGTTAACATTTTTGTCGTGAAAAGTTGGTGAAACGGCATCTAGGCATTTTGGTGAAAACCCAGCTCATGCctatatccaggtaaaacctgagctatactGGTGTTAACATAGATCGCTTACGTCAGAAACGTATCTCAACCCAGTAGATTTACACCCCTCTAGACACTAGATTCTCGCTTTTGCTCAATGGGAATAACCCATCCTCAAAATTCCTCCTGACCTTATGACGTTTCCTCAGTATATCATGCCtggattacccagaatgcctgcGTAAGGATGCCTGTTAAAtagacaaatatataaataaattaaatgaataatgccATAACTGCATCCATAATGTTCAACCGTTGTACGGTTCATGGACACTGTGGTTTATGTATGATTCTTGCAACCTAGCAAGTCAAGAAGCTGCAATCTTGCCACCAGCTTTTAGGGAAGTTGATTGGTCCAGGGTTAAGGTGGTTTGTGGGATAGCCCCTGTACCTCAAAGTCACCATCGACTTCCCTTAACCAAGGGGTGATTTTGAGGGCTGGTTTGAGTAACCTCTCCCTGACAGCAGTTTTGCAACAACACTTATCCCACAGGTGGGTAATTCCAGATTTGGGGGggtcagtgtgtatgcaggtttttgtgtccaccaattaccctggtgAAATTAACTAATTGGCCTCAGAACATTTCATGTAGTAACACGAGAACATTCTTTTGCTCTCACTCATGCGCTTACGAAGAATTGCGGCTAGAATAACATCGAACGGAGTAAATGTTTAGGCAAATTAAGGGCCAGAAGCTCTTATTTAAGCCGGAAACCGATACAGCCCGCATCTGAATTTGCACTTGTGGTTTCAAAGGGGTAATCACCATGGTGTTGCAACCAAAcctctgcagcccccccccccccgcccccgctacAAAGCCCACAGTTCATTTTTGTgccgaggagagagagagaggtgcacaAGTTCCTGCAGCGCAGCGTGTTGCTCAACTCTGTTTCCGCCAGCCTTGGGCCATGGTGTGAACTTCTGCATCGTTTCGGCACGCTCCCTGATC
This region of Anguilla rostrata isolate EN2019 chromosome 8, ASM1855537v3, whole genome shotgun sequence genomic DNA includes:
- the LOC135260609 gene encoding myeloid-associated differentiation marker homolog — encoded protein: MPLVVMHSSPLFWARLAAMVLACVAFSVAVHGANLRHGTGDWCLFCWGFSFVGTLLVLLVEAFGLQARAPVSWKNFPITFACYASLLCLSASVIFPLYFLKGYQRSDRTRDYRIVATVFSCLATVAYLTEVSISKARPGEVVGYMATVPGLLKVCETFVACVIFVFISDPVSYDRHDALKWCLAVYCVCFILSAAIIVLCVGECTGCLPFSFARFLSAFALLAVLMYLSAAIIWPVFQFDSKYTRQTSRPSSCSSSPGLCPWDKLVAVAVLTVVNFLLYLADLVYSARLVFVSV